In the genome of Puntigrus tetrazona isolate hp1 chromosome 8, ASM1883169v1, whole genome shotgun sequence, the window AGTTTTAGTTGATTCTAATTTAAGAAGAAGAACCACTGTCCAATTTGAGATGTTGTCATTTGTTCTGGGGGACATGCGGTGAGATGGCCGGAGTGCACTAGCAGGAGTTGTGTGCTGGGAGAATGGCTGCTGACGAGGAGAGTGAGATGGGCGATTTCCATGTTTACAGTGGGTACAGCTATTTCTGTTAAAAGATATTGATGCTGAAGATGAGGCAGCCTGTGATCGCAATGGAGTTGAAGAGTTTTCTTGAGGAGTATTCAAGCGAGAATGTTAGCAAGTTCAGGGAATGTGTATGAATGGCTGCAAGCTAATCGCCGATTGAAAGGAGTTGGAATTGAACAGATTATCGTCTGTATCAGGTGAGTTAATCTGCATCTCTGTATCCATAGTTGTTTGAGAGAATGAGATGAACAATGAAGAGGTCGGCCTGACATAAGTAAGTTTTGGGAAATGAGGTAATTGGATGAGGTGGTTAAGTGAGGAATGACAATTCTACTAAATGTCTTGTTGGTGACAGATGAATTGGtaccttttttttaaggccAATTCACTTTGAGGGTATTTAAATGACGCAATGCACATTATCATGCACTTATTGCATCCAGCTGCAGCTGATCATAGTGTCAGTATAAATGAGCAACTGgtgcatattcaggtttttgcTGAGGAGCCGTGTCGGTGGCCCAGCTACTTAGCGGCGGTACAGGATGTGCCCTTCTttagggaacgagggttacatacgtaacagAGACTTTCCCCTTTAGTCGTCACTCCTGCGTCACATCAGTGATCAACAAATTATGGATGCTGCCCATTCCAGTGTCCGATGGGAGCCTCCCTCTTTCTGGTGTAGGCCCGGGCTCAACCCATAGCACAAGGTCCGTCACAGCTTCTCCACAGGCTGTATAGGCACTGCCGATGAGTGCATACAGCCTCAAGAGGGGAGCAATGGTTCGCCCCGTCATGTGGAAGCAGTATTAGGACACATTTGCAATGCTACCGACCGCTCCACTGGAGGGATCCTGGTGTACCCTGGGTTCGGGACGCACTGGAAGTTTGCACTCAAGCCCGACCTTCTTCTGGATCTATATCTGGGACCAAACCAGCCCAATCTTCATCTGCAGAAACATCTGGCTTACCCTCTGATGCAGCGATTGGCATCTGATCATTGGGGGGAGCCTCAAAGGCTACAGCTGGTTCCCCTACACAAGGGTCCAGGCTGCTCCtatatacatatttcatatGAATTACTTAATCTGAGAATTTGTCTTCcatttgaatttgtttgttataaatagacatttcattcttttcatgTCTATAAAGGCAAACATAGTTTCGTGTTTAAGTTCTGAGACCAAGGTGCCAGAAAGCGCATTCTGTTtggtttcattattttacaaaattgcaatatttgGATTATTTTAAGAACAAGTGAGTCATCTGTCCTAGAGTTAGTATGCTGCTGCTCTGCTTTAACAGTGCACATTTTTCTAGGTTAATATTAGATTAAGAGGCCATGTAAAGTTTCAGATAAGTCATAATTCATGTTTAAGGTTGTTGAATGATAGGTGAGCATGTGTGACCTGTGTGATCTGCATGCCAatgtggatttatttttttgcgaCTAATAAAATTTGGGCTactcaagtttatttatattatatgtctCACCGCTTATAAGATATAAAAAGCCATTCTTGTTTTTCACctggaaaattaataaatggccaactgtttaagaaaaaaaacaaaaaaggtccatttatttttaggttgAGTATTGTTTGTATCAAGCTGACTGGGGACTCGGTAACCATACAGCAAGGCTCTTGAGGATATGGCAACCCCTGTCACTAagacagtatataaataaaaggcaGGTCAAGAAGGAGAAAAAAGGATTAGAGTTTGACATCTTTGATGTACAGATTTAAACTGTAAGCTGCTCAGAAAGGTCTTTTTGTATCTACTGTATTATGCAAGACCTCTATAATTGCTTTGAATTCTAATTATAagctaaattacatttaattaaaaggaCTTTTGGTTATAAAATACCTATTCATGATTGTAAGATGAACACCTCACAGTTTATCAAACGTCAAGAATTATTAGaggaaacatttttcaaaaactttactgttgttttatttggcaTCATTATCAGTTGTATCAACAgtttgctgctttatattttcttCAAGAACCCTGTCTTCGCTCAGGAGCCCCGCTATATTCTCTACATGCATCTGATCATCAATGACATCATTACATTGTCTGTCAGTgtgattttgtttgtgtttgtttacttaCTGCCAAACATAAATGTCGCTATCTGCTGCATTTTCATCTTAATTGGAAGCAGTGTCTACAAGAACACACCACTAAACCTGGCCGGCATGGCTATTGAGCGCTTTGTGGCCGTCTGCTACCCTCTACATCATGCACAAGTATGCACCATCCAAAATACCAAAATCCTGATCGGCATCATCTGGCTGGTGGGAGCTCTGCCTAGTGTGGTGGACTTGCTCGTGGTCTTGACTTTTCGTCCGCTCTCCTTTTTCACTTCTAGCCGCAAGTGCTATCAGcaaaatgtgtttgattttgaatataatataataagtcaTGCTGTCTTTAACATCGGCTACATGTGCTTAGTGTGGATACTGCTCTTCTACACTTACTTCAAAGTTCTGTTCTCTGCTAAAGCAGCTGCTTCAGAACCAGCTCAAGCACAGAAGGCTAGGAGAACCATTTTACTGCATGGAGTCCAGTTACTGCTCTGTACACTGTCCCTCTTCACAACTGTCCTGGACGGGGCCTTAACTTCTCTCTTTCCTTACTACCAGTCTGTAATCTACTTTTGCGATTTTGTTCTCACCAGCATTTTACCACGTCTGCTGAGTCCACTAATATATGGCATGAGGgatcaaaagtttaaaaagtacatGAAGATTTCACTGATATGTGGCTCCGACAAGAGAACCGTTGAACCTTCTGATTAGTAAACTGGCTCCCGACAATGCTGGGAAGCTCGGTTTTACTCACACgctcacatttttaaattctgttttccatTTCAGCATAGACATGGACTAGACTATATAGTTAAAGTTCAAACAGtgttactttttataaaatctacaaaatgtcaaactgtattaaaatgtaatcattctcaaaatatttgtttcaatgTGTAAATAGTGGCAAAACCAATACATTTGTATGGTGTGGCTAGAGGAgagaactgcaaaaaaaaaaaatattcctgcGACTGAAATTCctcttaaatgtaatgtataatgtcTCTATACATGAACTATTCTATGAAATGTCTATTTTGATTTCACACTATATCTGGCGCTTTAGCTTAATGTGGTGAGAaggctaatatatatttttgtattaaattttgaTCATTAAACCTATTGTTGTTTAGACCTGAAAAGGCTAGTTATTGTACTAAAACGAGTTGAAGGATGATGTCTCCACTGATAAACTTGATCATTGGCATAATCAGCAACATCTCTCTTGAACTCACTCTTCCTGGAAGCAATAATCtccttttttaattatgcaatatGTTGGCTACATTCCAGTAGCACTGAATTAAGTTCTTTATCAGGATATTCCAGAGATAGCTGAATTTTGACCTCCATTTCCTTACGAATATTCACCAGCTGTGCAGATATCTCTTGTTCTGTCAACGCCATTAGATCAAATGCACACTTATTCAAAATTTTACaccatttgtgtgtttattaacacattaacacacCTGCTGCAATTCATGATTAAGTCAGGTAGTTATAAAACGTATAGTATTTGCCAGCTGTCCGTTTTTGTGAGCTCATCTAAAGTGAAGACTATTTATACCTTGtaaagcatttacaaaaaacGAGATGTAAAAGCTTTATCTCCCAAACagaaaagttacatttaaacaaaatattttttcaagatgcaaaaaatgAAACCGTACAACTGTGCACttgataaatgtaaaacaaacttCTGGAAttccatagaaaaaaaaaaaggatcaagTGTAAAGACTCTGTGTCTAAGAGTTCAGAGTCTCTGGCTTATACTACCGCTTCGGCTATTAAAATTGTTCAGTTTTGTCTGCAATGGCAAACTGattatatttatcatgtttttattaagttaatttaGAACAAATCTtggaacattttttgtttgttaaatataagtTTTTGTTATGGTCTCTTATGAACATTGTGTTAGTATACCGTCTGATAATTAACTGGTATTTGATTGGTCCGAAGGAGGATGGGGGATTATGACTGATTTTATATCTGTGTCAGTAAAGTTCAGGATGCTCACACTCaagcactacaaaaaaaaaggatatatttagatttagcaTTTTGCTCTTCAGCACTGCCGTATGTCTCGGGGCTGAGTCTGTGTGAGGGTGTTGTAAATTGGATGGCTCACGCTGTGCACTTTAAATCTATCTTTAGTTATTTATAACGGAGGAACTTGATCACTTCTGCTCTTCTTATTTGATTTAGCTGTTCTAATATCcgttcagattttaaaaaaaaacgaatcattGCCAAAATAGTCTATATTTTTTCTGCCtcaaatgcacaataaaaaaagggtCAAACACTGATGCATATGAGAATGTGTGACAATATAAGacacaataagaaaaaaagagaaaaatgttgaTCTTGATGTTGATGTTGATCACTGATAAATGGAATTTTTCTCCAATATCTCTAATATATGGTCATGAAATCTTCTAAAATTCTAAGACTTCCTTTTACAGAAAACCAAGATACACTGTTTGGTTCTAAAACTCATgtgcagaaataaaacaacaccCATTCACATGGATTTTTAAATGGATCACAAAATCAAACCTGGAACAGTTATGACCTtcactgctatatatatatatatatatatatatatatatatatatatatatatatatatatatatatatatatatatatatatatatatacatacatacatacatatatatatatatatatatatatatatatatatatatacatacatatatatatatatatatatagacaaagtAACCGATAAAAAGAAGCTGTTATGTAGGAGCCCTTGTAGTGATGTAATGTTCTGATATATGCCACAGCGTCTATCTACAATTATACCACATAATTAAGCAgaccattaaaaatgtaacccCATGTGCTATGTTGGTTATAGTCCTAATATATATAGGCCTATCTACAGAATTTAAGAACTCAGAAACACCAACACAATACGTAAACATTATGCCTAAAAAGatagagacaaagagagatttCAAATAGTCTGTCAGCCAATGAACGCCTTAATTCAACTTTTCTGAAGCACCATTTGAGCACTAGATGGTGGTGTTgtagcataatttatttattaaaataataaaatgaagcaAATTTCCCAGTCTTCTGCAAGAATATGGTCATGGTCTCATACCATGTCTGtgttttaagatttaatttctgtttgtataaaaagattttgaaattcAGCTTcttgactgaaaataaaaaggctCCAGtaggacatttttatttgaggAAAAGGACTCACCTCAGCTTTAACCCATTAAGACGGCATCAACATAGCTTTAGTAACAGACAAAAGTTGATTTTGCTTTATTAGTCAAATAATCAGTGTAATCAGACAATCTTctaatattgaatttttttcacaatCACAAGCTCGTGGGTCATGCACAGTTTCAACAAATggataaaagagagagagagagagagagagagagatgagttcTGATATGTTTGGGTTGGTCTTAATGCCTCATTAGAGAAGCTTCTGTTTGCAGAAGATGATTTCTCTCACACTGTCCTAGAAATGTCCGTTCTGTCCTCAGGACCGAGTTCCTTCTCCCCGACTCTTTGAAGTGAAGCATCTTTTATATAAGGTCAGGGCGGAAGATAGGAAGACGGGTTATCGCAGATGACAGGAAACCTTCGTGAGAAGACTAAAATGAGAGTTAGAGTGGAGATTGAGTCCCGTGGTAGAGATGATCCTAGATATGAAGGAGCTCCACAAAGTAGATGTGGCATGCAGTCAAAGTGAAGAATGTTTAAATAAAGGTATTAACttcaaaaaagtaaatgatcAAAAAAGAAACTTGTTAATGAAGCAATGAAATGTAGAGGTCTGGAGCCGCTGTGGAGAATTTAATTCACTGATGTGTGAACGCTCTAATTAAAAACCTCTTTGCCTATCTgtgccattttaaaatagtcAGTGTCAGTGTTGTTTATGGTTTGAATGCTTTGTAGTGACAATCTTTTAACATTGCATTCAGTTCTCTGATGATTTGTCTTTCTCTGTTCTTTTTCCTTcactgttctttctttctcacaaataaaatataaaataaatagcatatttttgtTAGCATATGTTAGAATGTAAATATTCCATTATCGTTTTTTGTCttatatgctattttaaaagaacatacGTGTGAAATACAAGGAATTTTATATGTTAGTCAGCAcgtcaaaataaatgtaattcttacatttaaatataacatctgtgcaaaaataacatcaagtgcattttaaaacagcaattaaaagtgcacttgaataataataacagactttatcattttcaatttttatgattacagtttgttattttaactgCAGTTGGGCTATTTTGATTATGTTAACATATAGCTAAGACAATAATatagtttttgcaaataaagtcttcatatatatatatatatatatatatatatatatatatatatatatatatatatatatatatatatatatatatatatatacacacacacacacacacacactttaaatattttgagtaCGCAACAAATGCACATTCAAAACAatgaagtgcatttttattttaaaacacaagcatttttattaactaaacagTTGAATAGTGTAGTTATGGCAGATACCAGCAGGGGCTTATAACGCAACCCTAGCCAAACCCGATCCGTCTGTCCTCATTCATGCCGTCAGATTAACGTCAACGGAAGAGGAAAGTTGTTACAGAGGAAGAGCGAGTTATTACACtttgattaaagattacaaagacaaacattttttttcctttggaatAACATATACAGACGAATCGATCACAATAAGATCAGTAAAGTGCATCAATAAAGTAAACAGGGTCGATTCTGAtatcatgttgactttaaagtcCCTCCCTCAACCTGGCATACTACAAATAAAGGGTGTTAACGTGTGTGATTGCGTTCGTGGGGCGACTCATGTCTGATCACAGGGCAAAATGTGAATCAGGTCATCTTACAACAAAAAAGTATGCACCACATTCAAGCCGAATGCAAATATAGACCAAGTCAAGCACTGAATGGAGTTACCAAAAGTAGTGTGTGGTACCTATTTTAATCAGCAAAATTTGCATGCATAGCGAACTGTGTAGTCTCAGTGCAGACTGTTTCGCAGCAACACTAAATCTCTGATTTCTTACGACGGCATCATGGCGGGGTAGATGTATGTAAATGCGGGTTTCTCTCCCGCGCCGCTCCAGATGGCAACACTGATCTCACTCAAGCCAATGAGGAAACACACCGCACATCTGGATCCCATCCGCGCGTTGGACACAGTCAGGGGTGAATACCTGAGTGGGCAGCTTCCTCTAGTCTTCTGGCTACAGCTCTAAATATGCACAGCATCTATCAGAGAGCTAATGATTTCCACAAGCAATGAACCGAACTTGACAATCATATCAGAGTGTACCGCGCCGTGCTTTCAGGAGTCAAGTCAAAAGCTGATCTAATGCCCTGAAAACATAAGCACGGGCAATAGTAGAATTGTGATAATTGACatgctggtaaaaaaaaaaaacaagtgcaaTCTGTCCTGAGTGGCCCAACTCCAAACAAAGTGGACACTGCtgccagaaaataaaaagatgtgATTTATTATTCAGAGCAAAAGCAGCTGTTGTGAAAACTCTTCTggactttatttaaaagaagaTGCATGGTATATGACATTAAActttacatgcatgtgtgaaTAATATACACAACAATGATGATAACAGCGTTTGTTTACAtcacttaaagggacagtccaccCGAAAATGGACTTTCTGgcatcattcactcaccctcgAGTCATTCTAAAGCTGTGTGAGGTACAGATGAGATCTTTTATTTCTGCTGAAGAACGCTGGACGCCAAACCgctgttgttttttcttaaaatgtccCTTCTTTTATGTACTAGAgaagaaattaatttatattgatCTGGAACaggatgagtaaatgaggacagcattttcatttttgagtggaTTCTCCCTTAATGcataacatacaaaatataaaacatgtatagcccttaaatgtttttataccctaatataaatattgttcatttttaattgatattaGCAAGCCAAAATCTTGTATTAGTGTATTAGtgtatgtaaaattacatttcaaccaAGGAAAATAAGGCCGTGAAATTGTTGCTTATAATTTTAGTAACTACTGAATTAAACAATGTTAACAAATTGAACTGTATTGTTAGTTTCTACTTTagtttctaaaaaaatgaaatgttttatcaCTGATTTGTCAAATTTATCAGATTAATAACAATCaattctttaaaatagtttcagAGATGAATGCACCTTTATTAGTTAActtgaactaagaatgaacaatactttcaCAGtctttattaatgctaatttcagcatgttctaatgctttattaaaaaaaaaaaaatcaagtttgtGTTTAACATTAGTTCATGCATTTTGAGCTAACAAGAATAAACAatgaaagattacatttttaacgttaacaaagatgaataaatcatcaaataaatgtgttgttcATGGTTTATGTtcgttaatacattaactaatgttaacaaatgacaccttattgtaaagtgttaccagttgATCTGTGTTGTGATATTTATCAGATAACCTCCTAAACAGCATGTGGCCTGTATGAATTACACAATTGGTCGGTCAAGCTTCTCTTCCTGTGGAAGTGGGTGGTTTTGGACTAATAATAAGCTGC includes:
- the LOC122350025 gene encoding odorant receptor 131-2-like; protein product: MNTSQFIKRQELLEETFFKNFTVVLFGIIISCINSLLLYIFFKNPVFAQEPRYILYMHLIINDIITLSVSVILFVFVYLLPNINVAICCIFILIGSSVYKNTPLNLAGMAIERFVAVCYPLHHAQVCTIQNTKILIGIIWLVGALPSVVDLLVVLTFRPLSFFTSSRKCYQQNVFDFEYNIISHAVFNIGYMCLVWILLFYTYFKVLFSAKAAASEPAQAQKARRTILLHGVQLLLCTLSLFTTVLDGALTSLFPYYQSVIYFCDFVLTSILPRLLSPLIYGMRDQKFKKYMKISLICSSRTFLFEEKDSPQL